The genomic segment CCCGGTCGAACTGCTCAACAACGGCCACGACCTCGACGGGCTCAACAACGGTGACAGTGAGCAGCCGTGCAGTGACAACGACCCGGTCGCCCTGTGACACGGGATCGGTCGAGTCAACAGCGAATCCGCTCGCTGTTTTCACCCGCCACCGGAGGACATCCTTGATGGCGCGCTCCCACACGGCGTCTCCACGCCCCACGAGCGCCGACACTTCCGAGCGACGGTATCCACGGTCGCTCACTGGCCATTCACGAAGTTCGGGACTGGTCATGCGTCACCGCGTTCTCGACGTCCAGCGCACACTCGGCCGTGGCCGCGCTCATACGCTGCATTTGTCCGTGACGTCATTTAAGGGAGCCACTGAGTCGCAGGTCGCGCCAGCTAAAGCCGTTTGACTCGGGTAGCGCGTCGCGGATTTGTGCGTCGTTGAAGGCGAGATGGGGACGGAGATCATCTGGTAGTTCTGCAGCTGGCAGTGCAGCGTCGGTGACGCCTTCGGCCAGCATTCTGGCTTGGGCTTTCGCCAGAAGCGGCACCGTCATCGTCCATTCCGTGAATTGCGCGAGGACATAGTGGAATGCGACTGGTAAACGGACGATGACTAGGCGACGGTTGAGAACTCGGGCAACTCGACGAGCGGCTTCGCTCAGCAGCAGAGTCTCGCCGCCGCGGACGGCGACGGTTTGATTTGCTAGGCGGGTGTCGAGAGCGGCGACGAGAACGTCAACCAGTTCGCTAACAGGGACGGGGCTGATCGTCTTTTCCCGGAGTCCGACAGCGGCGAAGATCGGGATGGTCTGGATTGTGCGGCTGAGGTGGTCGCCGTGGCCGTAGATCATTCCCGCTTTCAGAATTGTGTAGTCCAACCCTGAAGAGCGAATCATCTCTTCGGCCGCCCATTTCGACTCGTGGTATGGCGAGCCGGATCCTGGGCGGGCGCGCAGGAAGCTGAGCATCACGATCTTGCGGACGCCCGCACGTCGTGCGGCTTCGATCACCCCGGCCGTGCCTTGCACGTGGACACGGTCGAAGGTCTGCGCACCAATTTCACGGTTGATGCCTGCGCAATGCACCACCACGTCGCAGCCCTCAAACGATCGAGTCAGCCCATCCACATCATCAACGGGCGTGCCAGATCGCCGAGACACGATGGACACGTCAGACGCCGGAAAACGCTCCGCGAGGTGGCTCCCGACGAACCCACTTCCACCAGTAATAGCAACTCTCATAATCCGACTATGGCCTAAACCACAGCCCATCGCGAAAGCCGTATCCATCCCGAACGCACATGTCTCTCTAGGCTCACCGTTCCTAACCCGCCCGTAAGCCGGACGGTGACCGGGACGGTGCGAGGGGTGGTTGCCGGTGGGCGGTTGAGTTGTTACAGCGTCTTGTTCCCGATGTATCGATCGACGGTCAGGATCCCGATTGTGCAGGCGAGTACGATTACGGCACCTACTGCGGTGGTGGTGCCGAAGGTTTGGCCACCGATGAGTAAGACCAGAGTTGATAAGACCGGTGTCATGAACCCGAGC from the Cryobacterium sp. CG_9.6 genome contains:
- a CDS encoding DUF1990 family protein; the protein is MTSPELREWPVSDRGYRRSEVSALVGRGDAVWERAIKDVLRWRVKTASGFAVDSTDPVSQGDRVVVTARLLTVTVVEPVEVVAVVEQFDRVGFAYRTMPGHPVSGEEAFIVHRRGDEVHLTVRSLTRPAPQQPWRAVYPLLLIAQRIARRRYLRSLR
- a CDS encoding NAD(P)H-binding protein, with the translated sequence MDTAFAMGCGLGHSRIMRVAITGGSGFVGSHLAERFPASDVSIVSRRSGTPVDDVDGLTRSFEGCDVVVHCAGINREIGAQTFDRVHVQGTAGVIEAARRAGVRKIVMLSFLRARPGSGSPYHESKWAAEEMIRSSGLDYTILKAGMIYGHGDHLSRTIQTIPIFAAVGLREKTISPVPVSELVDVLVAALDTRLANQTVAVRGGETLLLSEAARRVARVLNRRLVIVRLPVAFHYVLAQFTEWTMTVPLLAKAQARMLAEGVTDAALPAAELPDDLRPHLAFNDAQIRDALPESNGFSWRDLRLSGSLK